One genomic segment of Hordeum vulgare subsp. vulgare chromosome 2H, MorexV3_pseudomolecules_assembly, whole genome shotgun sequence includes these proteins:
- the LOC123427307 gene encoding UPF0426 protein At1g28150, chloroplastic isoform X1: MATYYPSGASALLLPVPRTRAAFPQGFPGPASGRSSPCAVVRRQRRGRGAVVGVVRACFNPFGDERILREALKEPVAFMGGVFAGLLRLDLNEDPLKEWVTRTVEASGIAEENSAEESNEGAQNDGPQQIEIE; this comes from the exons ATGGCCACCTACTACCCGTCCGGCGCTTCCGCGCTCCTGCTCCCCGTCCCGCGAACCCGCGCCGCC TTTCCGCAGGGGTTTCCCGGCCCGGCTTCCGGGAGGAGCTCTCCCTGTGCGGTTGTTCGGCGGCAGCGGAGGGGAAGGGGAGCGGTGGTGGGTGTCGTGCGAGCATGCTTCAATCCTTTCGGGGACGAACGCATCCTCCGGGAGGCCCTGAAG GAGCCAGTTGCATTCATGGGTGGTGTGTTTGCTGGTCTCTTAAGGCTTGACCTGAATGAGGATCCTCTCAAGGAGTGGGTAACTCGAACGGTAGAGGCTTCTGGAATAGCTGAGGAGAACAGTGCCGAGGAATCAAATGAGGGAGCTCAAAATGATGGACCCCAGCAAATTGAGATTGAGTGA
- the LOC123427307 gene encoding UPF0426 protein At1g28150, chloroplastic isoform X2 codes for MATYYPSGASALLLPVPRTRAAGFPGPASGRSSPCAVVRRQRRGRGAVVGVVRACFNPFGDERILREALKEPVAFMGGVFAGLLRLDLNEDPLKEWVTRTVEASGIAEENSAEESNEGAQNDGPQQIEIE; via the exons ATGGCCACCTACTACCCGTCCGGCGCTTCCGCGCTCCTGCTCCCCGTCCCGCGAACCCGCGCCGCC GGGTTTCCCGGCCCGGCTTCCGGGAGGAGCTCTCCCTGTGCGGTTGTTCGGCGGCAGCGGAGGGGAAGGGGAGCGGTGGTGGGTGTCGTGCGAGCATGCTTCAATCCTTTCGGGGACGAACGCATCCTCCGGGAGGCCCTGAAG GAGCCAGTTGCATTCATGGGTGGTGTGTTTGCTGGTCTCTTAAGGCTTGACCTGAATGAGGATCCTCTCAAGGAGTGGGTAACTCGAACGGTAGAGGCTTCTGGAATAGCTGAGGAGAACAGTGCCGAGGAATCAAATGAGGGAGCTCAAAATGATGGACCCCAGCAAATTGAGATTGAGTGA
- the LOC123427306 gene encoding uncharacterized protein LOC123427306: protein MKTSCFLVVLLLAVATGSRLSLAAREDGTLGGELIAKAGNFLTSAGRPGADGWHSAAAAEVDASAKKAHGHPAGARKRLKKASVSCIPADMCRRKKVLCGKRCYKTAHAAAAAGGLTHVPSNRCVVRCKKCVPTC, encoded by the coding sequence ATGAAGACGTCCTGCTTCCTGGTCGTGCTTCTGCTCGCCGTCGCCACGGGGAGCAGGCTCTCGCTGGCCGCCCGCGAGGACGGCACCCTGGGCGGCGAGCTCATCGCCAAGGCCGGCAACTTCCTCACCTCGGCGGGCCGCCCGGGCGCGGACGGCTGGCACTCCGCCGCGGCCGCGGAGGTGGACGCGTCGGCGAAGAAGGCGCACGGTCATCCGGCGGGGGCGAGGAAGCGGCTTAAGAAGGCGTCCGTGAGCTGCATCCCCGCCGACATGTGCCGGAGGAAGAAGGTGCTGTGCGGCAAGCGGTGCTACAAGACGgcgcacgccgccgccgccgccggcggcctCACCCACGTCCCCTCCAACCGGTGCGTCGTGAGGTGCAAGAAGTGCGTGCCCACCTGCTAG